The Ensifer adhaerens genome contains a region encoding:
- a CDS encoding ABC transporter substrate-binding protein, producing the protein MPNVEAILAEKPDAVIQWTHDEKLIEPLERVGLTVIGWQCCSEQDRLDYVSLSGYMTGRNDRAQAILKAQSDTLKALDEKVAKLDKSTLPTVLHIDKVADQIQVIANGSQDLSLSGVTNPAADKSGEWWRTIDFEQLLVWNPDVIIIPAYATDLDPQKFFDNPVLASLKAVKEKRVYKQPVFARTPDAPEIFLTSEWLAAIAHGADFAPEFSKQILDTYKLIYGAELTADQVKAILETESNAPANKYAELFR; encoded by the coding sequence GTGCCAAATGTGGAGGCGATCCTGGCCGAGAAGCCGGATGCCGTTATCCAGTGGACCCATGACGAAAAGCTGATCGAGCCGCTGGAGCGCGTCGGACTGACCGTTATCGGATGGCAATGCTGCTCCGAACAGGACCGCCTCGACTACGTGTCGCTCAGTGGCTACATGACTGGCCGTAACGATCGCGCCCAGGCGATCCTGAAGGCGCAGTCGGACACCTTGAAGGCGCTCGACGAAAAGGTCGCCAAGCTCGATAAATCGACGCTCCCGACCGTCCTCCACATCGACAAGGTGGCCGACCAGATCCAGGTCATCGCCAACGGCTCGCAGGATCTGTCGCTCAGCGGCGTGACCAATCCGGCGGCCGACAAATCGGGCGAATGGTGGCGAACCATCGATTTCGAGCAGCTTCTCGTCTGGAACCCGGACGTCATCATCATCCCGGCCTACGCCACCGATCTCGATCCTCAGAAATTCTTCGACAACCCGGTCCTTGCCAGCCTGAAGGCCGTCAAGGAGAAGCGGGTCTACAAGCAGCCGGTCTTCGCCCGCACGCCTGATGCGCCGGAGATCTTCCTGACGTCGGAGTGGCTCGCCGCCATCGCCCATGGCGCCGACTTTGCGCCGGAGTTTTCGAAACAGATCCTCGACACCTACAAGCTGATCTATGGCGCCGAGCTGACGGCCGATCAGGTCAAGGCCATCCTCGAAACCGAGAGCAACGCGCCGGCGAACAAATATGCCGAGCTCTTCCGCTAA
- a CDS encoding 4-oxalocrotonate tautomerase yields the protein MPWIRIDLSEGRTVEQKQKTAEAVTRALVEHCGCTPETVSIVFNDVSDDNWAFSGKLLSQRGKS from the coding sequence ATGCCTTGGATAAGAATTGATCTGTCTGAAGGTCGTACTGTCGAGCAAAAGCAGAAAACGGCCGAGGCCGTTACCCGTGCGCTGGTCGAACATTGTGGGTGCACACCCGAAACCGTCAGCATCGTCTTCAATGATGTCAGCGACGACAACTGGGCATTCTCCGGCAAGCTTTTGTCGCAGCGTGGCAAGTCATAG
- a CDS encoding ABC transporter ATP-binding protein yields the protein MIEANDLTIERGGKTILESYSLRLERARILAVLGANGVGKTTLINTLIGVIKPKSGQLSIGGAVGFVPQLFEVPFAYTALDIALMGRARHLGLFGAPCRKDYEIVRHYFHLLGIEHLEPQAFNALSGGQRQLVMIAQALASECELLVLDEPCAALDYKNQDKVLGLLEHLRDEHGMTIVFSTHMPQHAVEIASDALLMLSGTDYVCGPTTEALSADNLSALYDLPIARADFEGLAKHTYAPVFRHDGGRFNG from the coding sequence GTGATTGAGGCAAACGACCTCACCATCGAGCGCGGCGGCAAGACCATCCTTGAAAGCTACAGCCTCCGCCTCGAACGCGCGCGCATCCTCGCCGTGCTTGGCGCCAACGGTGTCGGCAAGACGACCCTGATCAACACGCTGATCGGCGTCATCAAACCGAAATCCGGGCAGCTTTCGATCGGTGGCGCTGTCGGCTTCGTGCCCCAGCTCTTCGAGGTCCCCTTTGCCTATACCGCTCTCGATATCGCCTTGATGGGCAGGGCACGCCATCTCGGCCTTTTCGGCGCGCCCTGCCGCAAGGACTATGAGATCGTCCGGCACTATTTCCATCTGCTCGGCATCGAGCATCTGGAGCCGCAAGCCTTCAACGCGCTGAGCGGCGGCCAACGGCAACTGGTGATGATTGCCCAGGCACTGGCATCGGAGTGCGAACTCCTGGTGCTCGACGAGCCCTGTGCAGCACTCGACTACAAGAACCAGGACAAGGTTCTGGGCCTGCTTGAACACCTCAGGGATGAACACGGCATGACGATCGTCTTCTCCACCCATATGCCGCAGCACGCCGTGGAAATTGCCAGTGACGCTCTGCTGATGCTGAGCGGCACCGATTATGTCTGTGGACCGACGACGGAAGCTCTGAGCGCGGACAACCTGTCGGCGCTCTACGATCTGCCGATCGCGAGGGCGGATTTCGAGGGACTTGCCAAGCACACTTATGCGCCCGTGTTCCGTCACGATGGAGGCCGCTTCAATGGCTGA
- a CDS encoding hydantoinase/oxoprolinase family protein produces MTSPHLRVGVDIGGTFTDIVIMDTHANSTRTYKVLSTPREPAKGMLRGLDELGIARDIGFLVHGTTAGLNAILSRTGERIALVTTEGFHDVLSLGRAGNKDIWSLKPKKPDPLVAVQDIHTVRERIRHDGSVETQLEVADVDTFANWLNTEGVRSVAVCFLHAHKNPAHELEFKALLQKRLPQISVVLSHEIAPEQGEFERTSTTVATGYVARTVETYLAALVRELGARECAAPLHVMRSSGGVCSAELVARQPIQTILSGPAGGVVAAETISKSLNRPNIIAIDMGGTSSDVSLVIGGRMTLSAEGDIADNVMKMPVVELHTIGAGGGSIARAEAGGSRVGPLSAGANPGPACYGLGGKQPTVTDAQLLLGRIDPDWFLGGRMTLDILAAKEAMGSLARELSIDADAAAAGVLAVANAMMANAIRTLTMRRGIDPRDFTLLAFGGAGPLHGAALADELGISEVIVPFGTGVLSAWGMLHADIRHDVSAPLSGLAHDPNAKSVLHRTHDLLREQGARLLKEEGVEDAASSYVTTVEMRYAGQAHPVSVEMVDPESLLQAFHDTYRQRFGHAMPGAPVELVQMRLAATGRIGADFVDRHTEAEVRGEARRTVTIDGKRHEARIVHREGLGRQDVITGPAIILEDGSTTLVPPGWAASQQQFGTLILRKNKP; encoded by the coding sequence ATGACGTCGCCCCATCTGCGTGTCGGGGTCGATATCGGAGGAACATTCACCGATATCGTCATCATGGATACTCACGCGAACAGCACTCGAACATACAAGGTGCTGAGCACGCCTCGTGAGCCTGCAAAGGGAATGCTCAGGGGATTGGATGAGCTTGGCATTGCCAGGGATATCGGGTTTCTCGTCCATGGCACGACGGCGGGATTGAACGCCATTCTGTCCCGTACCGGCGAGCGTATCGCGCTGGTGACCACTGAAGGTTTCCACGACGTGTTGTCGCTCGGGCGAGCAGGCAACAAGGATATCTGGAGCCTCAAGCCTAAAAAACCGGACCCGCTTGTTGCCGTCCAAGACATTCATACGGTGCGCGAGCGTATCCGGCATGATGGCTCCGTGGAGACGCAGCTTGAAGTGGCCGACGTCGACACGTTCGCCAACTGGCTGAACACCGAAGGAGTACGTAGCGTTGCCGTGTGCTTCCTGCACGCCCACAAGAACCCCGCGCACGAGCTGGAGTTCAAGGCCCTGCTGCAGAAACGCCTGCCGCAGATCTCCGTGGTGCTCTCTCACGAAATCGCGCCGGAGCAGGGAGAATTCGAGCGGACGTCGACGACAGTCGCGACGGGCTATGTCGCACGCACGGTCGAAACCTATCTCGCGGCACTCGTGCGCGAACTTGGTGCGAGGGAATGCGCAGCACCCTTGCACGTGATGCGTTCGAGCGGTGGGGTTTGTTCGGCCGAACTGGTGGCGCGTCAACCCATCCAGACGATCCTGTCAGGCCCGGCCGGGGGCGTAGTTGCTGCGGAAACAATTTCGAAGTCGTTGAACCGGCCGAACATCATCGCGATCGATATGGGCGGCACCTCCTCGGATGTCAGCCTGGTGATCGGCGGGCGAATGACCCTGTCCGCGGAAGGGGACATTGCCGACAACGTGATGAAGATGCCGGTGGTGGAATTGCACACGATCGGTGCGGGCGGCGGATCGATCGCCCGTGCGGAAGCCGGCGGATCGCGCGTCGGGCCGTTGAGCGCCGGCGCCAATCCTGGTCCAGCCTGCTACGGGCTCGGCGGGAAGCAGCCGACCGTTACGGACGCACAGCTTCTCCTCGGGCGGATCGACCCGGACTGGTTCCTCGGCGGTCGGATGACCCTCGATATTCTCGCCGCCAAAGAGGCCATGGGCTCGCTGGCCCGCGAACTGAGCATCGACGCGGATGCTGCTGCTGCGGGCGTGCTTGCGGTGGCGAACGCGATGATGGCCAATGCCATCCGTACGTTGACCATGCGCCGCGGTATCGACCCCCGCGACTTCACGCTCCTCGCCTTTGGTGGCGCAGGTCCTCTGCACGGGGCGGCTTTGGCCGACGAACTCGGCATCTCCGAAGTCATTGTGCCATTCGGCACAGGCGTCTTGTCTGCCTGGGGTATGCTGCATGCCGACATTCGCCACGATGTCTCGGCGCCGCTGAGCGGTCTCGCCCACGACCCGAATGCCAAGTCAGTCCTTCATCGGACACATGACCTGCTCCGCGAACAGGGCGCCCGGCTTCTGAAGGAGGAAGGCGTGGAGGATGCGGCATCCAGCTACGTCACCACGGTGGAAATGCGCTACGCCGGCCAGGCGCATCCGGTTTCGGTCGAGATGGTTGATCCGGAAAGCCTGCTGCAGGCTTTCCACGACACCTACCGTCAACGCTTTGGGCACGCGATGCCGGGCGCGCCGGTCGAACTCGTGCAGATGCGGCTTGCGGCCACCGGAAGGATCGGTGCCGATTTTGTCGATCGGCACACAGAGGCCGAGGTGCGAGGCGAAGCGAGGCGCACCGTGACCATCGACGGCAAGCGTCACGAGGCGCGCATCGTTCACCGCGAAGGCCTCGGCCGCCAGGACGTCATCACTGGCCCCGCGATCATTCTGGAAGACGGTTCGACCACGCTGGTGCCGCCCGGATGGGCCGCGAGCCAACAGCAGTTCGGAACTCTCATTCTCAGGAAAAACAAGCCATGA
- a CDS encoding hydantoinase B/oxoprolinase family protein has protein sequence MTVDVVTTEIVRNLFLSAADDMLATLVRSAFQPLIYENGDAAVALLDRNADVLGQSSGLPLFLGSLDQAVKEAVRLRGGKAWLQDGDIVFFNDPYIQGTHLTDVTMFAPLFLEGGLVGYVAARADVTDVGGRDPGGGTETTEVYQEGIRFGPVKIGNKHGPVEDIIDIIRRNSRSKDLIVGDINAMIAACRTGQRRMLEIINRFGLTTVEACRDEIFRQSDMADRQSVAAIPDGTYEGKGYLDNDGIVLGQPVPIAIKVHVKGERLVVDLSESPDSTKGPINCGRAQTVAALRVAYKMLLAPERSFDGGCFRNIEIITRPGSLHDALEPAACAWYYSSFGLLIDLFISAFASVLPDRVTAAQFGDSMITYFAGQDPQDPKQSYMCVEAHAGGWGASAKADGADGVINVLNGSFRNTPVEALEARYPVTVTEYAIREGSGGAGEHRGGCGIARRYRFDAPTQLYLWLDRSITPAWGLMGGEPGLPPRVEISGSVNRDDLLKANGILLAAGDRLSIMTGGGGGFGKAA, from the coding sequence ATGACCGTCGACGTCGTTACCACCGAGATCGTTCGAAACCTGTTCCTGTCCGCTGCAGATGACATGCTCGCGACCTTGGTGCGATCTGCCTTTCAGCCGCTGATCTATGAAAACGGCGACGCTGCCGTCGCGCTGCTCGACCGCAATGCCGATGTTCTCGGCCAGTCGAGCGGCTTGCCCCTCTTCCTCGGCAGCCTCGATCAGGCAGTCAAGGAAGCCGTGCGGTTGCGCGGCGGGAAAGCTTGGCTTCAGGACGGCGATATCGTCTTCTTCAATGATCCCTATATTCAAGGGACGCACCTCACCGACGTGACGATGTTTGCGCCGCTGTTTCTCGAAGGGGGACTGGTTGGCTATGTTGCCGCACGCGCCGACGTCACCGATGTCGGCGGGCGTGATCCCGGCGGCGGAACCGAGACCACCGAGGTCTACCAGGAGGGGATACGCTTCGGGCCGGTGAAGATCGGCAACAAGCATGGACCGGTCGAAGACATCATTGACATCATTCGCCGCAACAGCCGCAGCAAGGACCTGATCGTCGGCGACATCAACGCCATGATCGCCGCTTGCCGGACGGGTCAGCGGCGCATGCTGGAGATCATCAACCGCTTCGGCCTTACCACCGTCGAGGCCTGCCGCGACGAGATCTTCCGCCAAAGCGATATGGCAGACCGCCAATCGGTCGCGGCAATTCCTGACGGAACCTACGAAGGCAAAGGCTATCTGGACAACGATGGCATCGTGCTCGGGCAGCCGGTTCCGATCGCAATCAAGGTGCATGTGAAGGGTGAGCGGCTGGTCGTCGATCTCAGCGAAAGCCCCGACAGCACAAAGGGACCGATCAACTGCGGCCGCGCCCAGACGGTCGCCGCACTGCGGGTCGCCTACAAGATGCTTTTAGCGCCTGAGCGCTCGTTTGATGGCGGATGTTTCCGCAACATCGAGATCATCACCCGACCGGGATCGCTGCACGACGCGCTCGAGCCGGCGGCCTGCGCCTGGTACTACTCGTCGTTCGGTCTCCTGATCGACCTCTTCATCAGTGCGTTTGCCTCCGTGCTGCCGGACCGCGTCACCGCTGCCCAGTTCGGCGACTCGATGATCACCTACTTCGCCGGTCAGGACCCGCAGGATCCGAAGCAGTCCTACATGTGTGTGGAAGCACATGCCGGTGGATGGGGCGCATCGGCCAAGGCCGACGGTGCCGATGGCGTCATCAATGTGCTGAACGGCAGCTTCCGCAACACGCCGGTAGAGGCGCTGGAAGCGCGCTATCCGGTGACGGTCACGGAATACGCCATTCGCGAAGGTTCCGGCGGGGCAGGCGAGCATCGCGGCGGTTGCGGCATCGCGCGCCGATACCGCTTCGACGCACCGACCCAGCTCTATCTCTGGCTGGACCGGTCGATAACGCCGGCCTGGGGGCTGATGGGCGGCGAGCCCGGCCTTCCGCCACGTGTCGAAATATCAGGCAGCGTCAACCGGGACGACCTTCTGAAAGCCAACGGAATCCTGCTCGCTGCGGGCGATCGGTTGTCGATCATGACCGGCGGCGGCGGCGGTTTCGGCAAGGCGGCCTGA
- a CDS encoding APC family permease: MTNTYSSDEPGPGAQSLTDGTTRAGGGRLGAKDVVFFVVAAAAPLGFAVGSTPLAIGRGGIGTAGMFLVVGAFLAIFAVGYTAMTRFVPNAGALFSYIAAGLGRPLGLGTAFVAVLAYAIAATGAIGPFAVFASQAMASMTGVQTSWEPWAFGALAAMGILGVLNVELNIRVLGVIMLVEVVVLLVLSTGIVIAGGAEGLSLQPFRPDTIAGGEIGVVLLVVFAAFAGFEATALFREDVRDPVATVRKATFASIALIAVFQAIVTWAIVQGFGSTAVAVANEKPTEMFTMAASQYVGAGFAEVITLLVVGSWFASILAFHNATARYLYALGRDRAINPVFARKSKQSGSAWVASLSHTAFSAIVLLYCAWQGLDPYLDLFVVGSVPVAVSIPAMELLTAISILVFFWHDGRGVSVWEGKIAPAVSAIALAVVVFYVLINIPMFTGREGAINWILPAINLVVLALGISRALWMRSNRPAEYRLIGHWGEK; this comes from the coding sequence ATGACCAACACATACTCGTCGGATGAACCCGGACCGGGGGCACAGAGCTTGACGGATGGAACGACCCGCGCCGGAGGAGGGCGGCTCGGTGCCAAGGACGTGGTTTTCTTCGTCGTCGCGGCGGCTGCACCCTTGGGCTTTGCTGTCGGTTCGACGCCGCTCGCGATCGGACGGGGCGGCATCGGAACCGCTGGCATGTTTCTGGTGGTCGGCGCATTCCTGGCGATCTTCGCCGTCGGCTACACCGCGATGACGCGCTTCGTGCCCAATGCAGGCGCACTGTTTTCCTACATCGCCGCTGGCCTCGGGCGTCCGCTCGGCCTCGGTACCGCCTTCGTGGCCGTGCTTGCCTATGCGATTGCGGCGACGGGAGCCATTGGTCCCTTCGCCGTCTTCGCAAGCCAGGCGATGGCCTCGATGACGGGCGTGCAAACCTCCTGGGAGCCATGGGCGTTCGGGGCATTGGCGGCAATGGGTATTCTCGGCGTCCTGAATGTCGAGCTGAACATCCGCGTTCTCGGTGTCATCATGCTGGTCGAAGTCGTCGTATTGCTCGTGCTTTCGACCGGCATCGTCATTGCGGGCGGTGCAGAGGGGCTATCGCTCCAGCCGTTTCGGCCGGACACCATCGCTGGCGGTGAAATCGGCGTTGTCCTGCTCGTCGTCTTTGCGGCCTTTGCCGGCTTCGAGGCCACGGCGCTTTTTCGAGAAGACGTGCGCGATCCGGTGGCGACCGTACGCAAGGCGACCTTCGCCTCCATCGCACTCATCGCAGTGTTTCAGGCGATCGTCACCTGGGCGATCGTGCAGGGCTTCGGCAGCACGGCGGTCGCTGTCGCCAATGAGAAGCCGACCGAAATGTTCACCATGGCCGCGAGCCAGTATGTCGGGGCCGGCTTTGCCGAGGTCATCACGCTGCTCGTCGTCGGGAGCTGGTTTGCGTCCATTCTCGCCTTCCACAATGCCACCGCGCGCTACCTATATGCGCTCGGCCGCGATCGCGCCATCAATCCCGTTTTTGCGAGGAAGTCGAAGCAAAGTGGCTCGGCCTGGGTGGCGAGCCTGAGCCATACGGCCTTCAGCGCCATCGTGCTCTTGTACTGCGCCTGGCAAGGGCTCGATCCATACCTCGATCTCTTCGTCGTCGGAAGCGTGCCGGTTGCGGTCAGTATTCCGGCAATGGAACTGCTGACCGCCATATCCATCCTCGTGTTCTTCTGGCACGACGGCCGCGGCGTCTCGGTGTGGGAGGGCAAGATCGCGCCCGCCGTCTCCGCTATCGCGCTCGCGGTCGTCGTCTTCTATGTGCTCATCAACATACCGATGTTCACCGGGCGGGAGGGTGCGATCAACTGGATCTTGCCGGCCATCAATCTTGTCGTCCTGGCGCTCGGCATCAGTCGCGCCCTCTGGATGCGCAGCAACCGTCCTGCAGAGTATCGCCTGATCGGCCATTGGGGCGAGAAGTAG
- a CDS encoding FecCD family ABC transporter permease, with translation MPSSSAKAAESDRTTLGSGRKLGSGFVLPALICLLVAVTLYSVTIGRYDLSVADVTYILLDNVHPIVTPYWDPVQEVVVEQVRVPRILAAIIIGFGLSISGAALQGLFRNPLVDPGIIGVTSGAGFGGTLAILLGLQGYLLLTMAFLFGIGSVFLVKLLSTVRGRTSMLTLVLAGVVISAFFSAAISIAKLLADPFQKLPAITYWLMGSIASSNYLDVLLVAAAVIPSAVAIHLLRFQINILSLGEEKARALGARVVLVQWIVLVASALISAGVVATSGIIGWVGLVIPHVARALVGADHQRLLPVSGVLGAIYLLLVDNLARTVTTAEIPLGIITALIGVPVFAVILRRLHAKGGWSSD, from the coding sequence ATGCCGAGCTCTTCCGCTAAGGCCGCGGAAAGCGACAGGACGACGTTGGGGAGCGGGCGGAAGCTCGGCTCCGGCTTCGTCCTGCCCGCCCTGATCTGTCTGCTTGTCGCCGTGACGCTCTATTCCGTGACGATCGGGCGCTACGATCTGTCGGTTGCGGATGTCACCTACATCCTGCTCGACAACGTCCATCCGATTGTCACGCCCTACTGGGATCCGGTGCAGGAGGTCGTGGTCGAACAGGTCCGCGTGCCGCGGATCCTGGCTGCGATCATCATCGGTTTCGGCCTCTCCATTTCAGGTGCGGCGTTGCAGGGACTTTTCCGCAATCCGCTGGTCGATCCCGGCATCATCGGCGTCACGTCGGGCGCTGGCTTCGGCGGCACGCTGGCAATCCTTCTGGGTCTGCAAGGCTACCTGCTTCTGACGATGGCCTTTCTCTTCGGCATCGGCAGCGTCTTTCTCGTGAAACTGCTGTCGACGGTGCGCGGGCGTACCAGCATGCTGACGCTCGTTTTGGCGGGCGTGGTCATATCGGCCTTTTTCTCTGCCGCCATTTCCATTGCCAAGCTGCTCGCCGATCCCTTCCAGAAACTACCGGCCATCACCTACTGGCTGATGGGCAGCATCGCTTCCAGCAACTATCTGGACGTCCTTCTCGTGGCTGCGGCGGTGATCCCCTCGGCGGTCGCGATCCATCTCCTGCGTTTCCAGATCAACATTCTGTCGCTCGGCGAGGAGAAGGCCCGGGCGCTCGGCGCCAGGGTCGTGCTGGTGCAATGGATCGTTCTCGTCGCCTCGGCCCTGATTTCGGCGGGCGTGGTCGCGACATCGGGCATCATCGGCTGGGTCGGCCTCGTCATCCCGCATGTCGCTCGCGCCCTTGTCGGTGCCGACCATCAGCGGCTCCTGCCTGTCTCGGGCGTGCTCGGCGCGATCTACCTGCTGCTGGTCGACAATCTGGCACGCACGGTGACCACGGCGGAGATCCCGCTCGGCATCATCACGGCACTCATCGGCGTTCCGGTCTTTGCCGTCATCCTGCGGCGCCTGCATGCCAAGGGAGGCTGGTCCAGTGATTGA
- a CDS encoding pyrroline-5-carboxylate reductase family protein: MGSAIALALDGVMANLSLTVVESDEDKARKLLGGQLDARIVGDSSALGSEQFDVCVVAVKPGDAVEALFSARANLQSSLIISIAAGTSLASLRQGAAVNARLVRVMPNLAAIVRKAISVGYADGAMSCEDRAFVEVVFGAIGHFHWLRSENEIDLATAITGSGPGYVFSFAQHLEEAAERIGFSKETADRFARQVIVGAAGLLDEDARSPLELKHAVASPGGTTAAGLAVLEQAGAMPRVIGQTVAAAAARARELAMEQD; the protein is encoded by the coding sequence ATGGGATCGGCAATCGCACTCGCCCTTGACGGGGTGATGGCAAACCTCTCTCTGACCGTGGTCGAGTCCGACGAAGACAAGGCCAGGAAGCTGTTGGGAGGGCAACTCGATGCCAGAATTGTCGGCGACAGCTCTGCACTCGGTTCCGAGCAGTTTGATGTCTGTGTTGTGGCGGTCAAACCAGGTGACGCGGTTGAGGCGCTCTTCAGTGCCCGGGCAAATCTGCAATCATCGCTGATCATATCGATCGCCGCGGGTACATCGCTTGCTTCGCTGCGACAGGGCGCAGCGGTGAATGCACGATTGGTGCGGGTGATGCCAAATCTCGCGGCGATCGTACGCAAGGCGATCAGCGTCGGATATGCCGATGGCGCGATGTCGTGCGAGGATCGCGCGTTTGTCGAGGTCGTTTTCGGGGCGATAGGGCACTTCCATTGGTTGAGATCGGAAAACGAGATCGACCTCGCCACCGCGATCACCGGCAGCGGACCGGGATACGTCTTCTCATTCGCGCAACATCTGGAGGAGGCCGCGGAACGAATAGGCTTTTCGAAGGAAACGGCCGACAGGTTCGCGCGCCAGGTCATCGTTGGCGCGGCCGGGCTCCTCGACGAGGATGCGCGATCCCCGCTTGAACTCAAGCATGCGGTCGCAAGTCCCGGCGGCACCACTGCAGCGGGGTTGGCCGTGTTAGAGCAAGCGGGGGCTATGCCACGTGTTATAGGGCAAACCGTTGCGGCAGCCGCGGCGCGCGCCAGGGAATTGGCAATGGAGCAAGACTAG